In one window of Blastocatellia bacterium DNA:
- the argC gene encoding N-acetyl-gamma-glutamyl-phosphate reductase → MAIRVGIVGGSGYGGGELVRLLLFHPEVEIAWVAAHEQAGRLVADVHPNLRRLAEFRFLPSPTADTIGSLAEGLDCIFLALPHGRSMELVPRIPESTKVIDLAGDFRLKDPEAFETHYGRLHSAQEHLERFVYGLTELQREEIARATRVANPGCFATAVLLGLAPFVSARLLVGPAIADAKTGSSGAGAKPLETTHHPRRANSFFAYKPFAHQHLPEIAQALARLEDDRWSERLILQVHSAPVVRGIFASLYLTLAEPMTAEEIGDLFHRFYADAFFVRLLGPNVSPDITWVKHTNFCDIGWAVRGRTAIVFTAIDNLVKGAAGQAVQNMNVMFGLDETLGLKWPGSHP, encoded by the coding sequence ATGGCGATTCGCGTGGGGATCGTGGGAGGATCGGGCTATGGAGGGGGAGAGCTGGTGCGTCTCCTCCTCTTCCATCCAGAGGTAGAGATCGCGTGGGTGGCGGCTCACGAGCAAGCTGGGCGCTTGGTCGCCGACGTCCATCCGAATCTGCGGCGACTGGCAGAGTTCCGCTTCCTCCCCTCGCCGACGGCTGACACCATCGGCTCGCTCGCCGAAGGGCTCGATTGCATCTTCCTCGCGCTGCCACACGGACGGAGCATGGAGCTTGTCCCTCGGATTCCCGAATCAACGAAGGTGATTGATCTGGCCGGCGACTTCCGGTTGAAGGATCCCGAAGCCTTCGAGACGCACTATGGGCGACTGCATAGCGCTCAGGAGCATCTCGAACGCTTCGTCTATGGATTGACCGAGTTGCAACGCGAGGAGATTGCGCGCGCCACGCGCGTAGCGAATCCTGGATGTTTCGCCACGGCTGTCCTCCTCGGACTCGCTCCATTTGTGTCGGCCCGGCTGCTCGTCGGCCCGGCGATCGCCGATGCGAAAACGGGCTCCTCGGGCGCCGGCGCGAAGCCACTGGAGACGACGCACCATCCGCGACGAGCCAACAGCTTCTTCGCCTATAAGCCTTTCGCCCATCAACATCTGCCAGAGATCGCACAGGCGCTCGCTCGTCTGGAAGACGACCGCTGGTCCGAGCGTCTCATTCTGCAAGTGCATTCGGCCCCGGTCGTGCGCGGGATCTTCGCCTCGCTCTATCTCACGCTCGCGGAGCCGATGACGGCGGAAGAGATCGGCGATCTCTTTCACCGATTTTACGCCGACGCTTTTTTCGTGCGATTGCTCGGGCCCAACGTCTCGCCGGACATCACGTGGGTGAAGCATACGAACTTCTGCGACATTGGTTGGGCGGTTCGGGGACGAACGGCGATCGTCTTCACGGCCATTGATAATCTGGTCAAGGGGGCAGCCGGTCAAGCCGTGCAGAACATGAACGTGATGTTCGGCTTAGATGAGACACTAGGCCTGAAGTGGCCGGGAAGCCATCCGTAA
- a CDS encoding N-acetylornithine carbamoyltransferase, whose translation MALSIKRWPRPRATLKGRSFLTTGEFTREELSEVLDLAIQYKALGHGRPLKGKSIALIFFDPSLRTRASMEIAIHQLGGHVVALDIGRGTWTLEYREDVVMDGDRSEHIKEAARVLSRYVAAIGVRSFPALRSFEEERHDPILRSFARYSAVPVINLESAMFHPLQALADVMTIRETFGLVDQRQVVLCWAYHPKPLPMAVPNSFALIAAQFGMNLTIACPPEYELDPELMDTIRAHAHRNGGSVRVLHDRWEACRGAEVIYAKSWGSRHYYGRWEEEREVRKAYREWIVDEALMRLTSRGYFMHCLPVRRNVVVTDAVLDGERSLVVQQAENRLHVQKALLSMLL comes from the coding sequence ATGGCCCTCTCAATCAAGCGTTGGCCGAGACCTCGCGCGACGCTCAAAGGACGGAGCTTTCTCACCACCGGAGAGTTCACGCGTGAGGAATTATCCGAGGTCCTCGATCTGGCGATCCAGTACAAAGCGCTCGGACACGGGCGTCCTCTGAAAGGAAAATCCATCGCGCTCATCTTCTTCGACCCCTCGCTGCGCACGCGCGCTTCGATGGAGATTGCTATTCACCAACTGGGAGGCCACGTCGTCGCGCTCGACATCGGGAGGGGGACGTGGACGCTCGAATATCGCGAGGACGTCGTCATGGACGGCGACCGAAGCGAGCACATCAAAGAAGCGGCGCGCGTGCTCTCTCGATACGTGGCGGCTATCGGCGTGCGCAGCTTCCCCGCTCTCCGGTCGTTCGAGGAAGAGCGGCACGATCCGATCCTGCGCAGCTTCGCGCGCTATAGCGCGGTGCCGGTCATCAATCTGGAATCAGCGATGTTCCATCCGCTGCAAGCGCTGGCCGATGTGATGACGATCCGAGAGACGTTCGGGCTCGTGGATCAACGTCAGGTCGTTCTCTGTTGGGCCTATCATCCGAAGCCGCTGCCGATGGCCGTGCCGAACTCTTTCGCGTTGATCGCCGCGCAATTCGGTATGAATCTGACGATCGCCTGCCCGCCGGAATACGAGTTGGATCCGGAGCTGATGGACACGATCCGCGCACACGCTCACCGCAACGGAGGTTCCGTGCGCGTGCTGCACGATCGGTGGGAAGCCTGCCGCGGCGCCGAGGTCATCTACGCGAAGAGTTGGGGCAGTCGTCATTATTATGGCCGGTGGGAAGAAGAGCGAGAGGTACGGAAGGCCTATCGGGAGTGGATCGTAGACGAAGCTCTCATGCGCTTGACCAGTCGGGGATATTTCATGCATTGCCTCCCCGTGCGTCGGAATGTCGTCGTGACCGACGCCGTCCTTGACGGTGAACGCTCCCTCGTGGTCCAACAAGCCGAGAACCGCCTCCACGTTCAAAAGGCTTTACTCTCCATGCTTCTGTGA
- a CDS encoding arginine repressor: protein MQKMTRREKVLELIRTKRFRTQAELVEELRKRGIRATQSSVSRDLARLGAIKINGYYALPRLMHPIAGVLEILHLDTAGDHLIVVKTEPGQAPSVALKIDNAHFPEVVGTVAGDDTVFVAVKDREAQRKAILRIGQLFTWRRSLREGA from the coding sequence ATGCAGAAGATGACACGGCGAGAGAAGGTGCTCGAACTGATCCGGACTAAGCGCTTTCGGACGCAGGCCGAGCTGGTCGAGGAGTTGCGCAAGCGCGGGATTCGCGCCACGCAATCCTCGGTCTCACGAGACCTAGCTCGCTTGGGCGCGATCAAGATCAACGGCTACTACGCGCTCCCGCGCTTGATGCATCCCATTGCCGGCGTGCTCGAGATCCTCCATCTCGATACGGCGGGCGATCATCTCATCGTCGTGAAGACGGAGCCGGGACAAGCCCCCTCGGTGGCCCTGAAGATTGATAACGCGCATTTTCCGGAAGTCGTGGGGACAGTCGCCGGCGATGACACGGTCTTCGTCGCGGTGAAAGATCGCGAGGCGCAGCGCAAGGCGATCCTGCGCATCGGTCAGCTCTTCACATGGCGGCGATCTCTTCGAGAGGGAGCGTGA
- a CDS encoding M14 family metallopeptidase, which produces MLRRARHLQKGLAIVMMTATIWAGQRTVPSPREYLGFDIGEDRRLASWPQIVEYFRRLDEASDRMSVVELGRSTEGRPFIMAIISAPSTLARLEEYRQIQKRLADPRGLSESDARALIERGKVVVLITCNIHSTEVASAQTAVEFAWRMVTEDSPRVREILENVILLLIPSLNPDGNQMVYEWYQRTLGTPYEGTSPPWLYHKYVGHDNNRDWYMFTQVETRLTVEKAHNAWHPQIVYDVHQMGALEARIFTPPWIDPIEPNIDPILVQGMNWLGMKMAADLTAEGKKGVVVNAIYDLWTPARCYQCYHGGLRILTESASVRIASPIEIPFERLRGGRGYDAQRPSWNFPEPWPGGIWRLRDIVDYQLSAFFSLLQTAARHRDHFLWNFYRVGKRAVERKEPPFAFIIPPEQRDPAAARKLIEVLRFGLVEVWRARAAFEADGRTFPAGSLIIPLAQPYGAFAKALLERQRYPDLREYPGGPPKRPYDVTAHTLPLLMGVNVVEITRPFSVPWEPVDRVEEPGGQIVGGKSPHGYVIRPEGHREIAALFDLLKRGGRVYRLVDAAAFPPGTAFIPAGQEALLEETARRFSISVQAVRERPRGAVLELRMPRVGLYRSYVPSMDEGWTRWVFDQFGIPYENVYDRDIRAGDLRRRFDAIILPDQPLRTILEGHRPGTMPEEYTGGIGEIGVANLRRFAEDGGSVIAFNQASEVILRGMQPQVRDVLAGVSEREFYGPGSILKAEFDPAHPVAFGMERETGIWFEEGPAFEVSGSAIVIARYPAGDPLLSGWLLGGERLSGKAALVEVPIGRGRAILFGFRPQYRGQSYATFKTLFNAVLYAASERATW; this is translated from the coding sequence ATGTTGCGACGCGCGCGCCATCTGCAAAAGGGACTGGCCATAGTCATGATGACCGCGACGATCTGGGCCGGGCAGCGAACGGTTCCTTCTCCGAGGGAGTATCTGGGATTCGATATCGGAGAGGACCGTCGGCTGGCCAGCTGGCCGCAGATCGTCGAGTACTTTCGGCGATTGGATGAGGCGTCGGATCGCATGAGCGTCGTGGAGTTGGGGCGGAGCACTGAGGGTCGTCCTTTCATCATGGCGATTATCTCAGCTCCGTCGACGCTCGCGCGATTGGAGGAGTATCGGCAGATTCAAAAACGACTCGCCGATCCGCGCGGCCTCTCCGAGAGCGACGCGCGGGCGCTCATCGAGCGTGGGAAAGTCGTCGTCCTCATTACGTGCAACATCCACTCGACTGAAGTCGCCAGCGCGCAAACGGCCGTGGAATTTGCTTGGCGCATGGTGACCGAGGATTCGCCGCGCGTGCGCGAGATCTTGGAGAACGTGATCCTCTTGCTCATTCCCTCGCTCAATCCCGACGGGAACCAGATGGTGTACGAATGGTACCAGCGAACGCTCGGCACGCCGTATGAGGGGACGAGCCCGCCGTGGCTCTATCATAAGTACGTCGGCCACGACAACAATCGCGATTGGTACATGTTCACGCAGGTGGAGACGCGACTCACCGTGGAGAAGGCACACAATGCCTGGCATCCGCAGATCGTCTACGACGTGCACCAGATGGGAGCGTTGGAAGCGCGCATTTTCACGCCGCCATGGATTGATCCCATCGAACCGAATATTGATCCCATCCTCGTGCAGGGGATGAATTGGCTAGGGATGAAGATGGCGGCCGATCTGACGGCAGAGGGAAAGAAGGGGGTCGTCGTCAACGCGATCTACGATCTCTGGACGCCGGCGCGGTGCTATCAATGCTATCACGGCGGGTTGCGTATTCTGACGGAATCGGCGAGCGTGCGCATCGCTTCGCCGATCGAAATTCCCTTTGAACGCTTGCGAGGTGGGCGTGGCTATGACGCACAACGGCCGAGTTGGAATTTCCCGGAGCCTTGGCCTGGAGGGATCTGGCGCTTGCGTGACATTGTGGATTATCAGCTCTCGGCCTTCTTCTCGCTCTTGCAAACGGCCGCGCGGCATCGAGACCATTTCCTATGGAACTTCTATCGGGTCGGCAAGCGCGCAGTCGAACGGAAGGAGCCACCTTTCGCCTTCATCATTCCCCCGGAGCAACGGGATCCGGCCGCGGCGCGGAAGCTGATCGAGGTCTTGCGGTTCGGCCTGGTGGAGGTATGGAGGGCACGAGCGGCCTTTGAGGCGGATGGGCGAACTTTCCCGGCGGGGAGTCTCATCATCCCCTTGGCGCAACCCTACGGCGCGTTCGCGAAGGCGTTGCTGGAACGGCAGCGCTATCCGGATCTGCGGGAATATCCCGGAGGGCCGCCGAAACGTCCCTACGATGTGACGGCGCATACACTTCCCTTACTCATGGGAGTGAACGTTGTGGAGATCACTCGCCCCTTCTCCGTTCCGTGGGAGCCCGTAGATCGCGTGGAGGAGCCAGGGGGGCAGATCGTGGGAGGGAAATCTCCACACGGGTACGTGATTCGGCCGGAGGGGCATCGGGAGATCGCCGCGCTCTTCGACTTGCTCAAGCGAGGGGGGCGCGTCTATCGCCTCGTGGATGCCGCTGCCTTCCCACCTGGCACGGCGTTCATTCCCGCTGGACAAGAGGCGCTTTTGGAGGAGACGGCGCGGCGTTTCTCGATCTCGGTTCAAGCTGTGCGAGAACGTCCGCGCGGAGCAGTATTGGAGCTGCGGATGCCCCGCGTGGGCCTGTATCGAAGCTACGTTCCCTCGATGGACGAGGGATGGACGCGGTGGGTCTTCGATCAATTTGGCATTCCTTACGAGAATGTCTACGATCGAGACATACGCGCCGGAGATTTACGCCGTCGGTTCGATGCGATCATCTTGCCGGATCAACCGTTGCGCACGATCTTGGAAGGGCATCGGCCCGGCACGATGCCTGAGGAATATACGGGCGGCATTGGAGAGATAGGGGTAGCCAATTTGCGGCGATTCGCCGAAGACGGTGGCAGTGTGATCGCCTTCAATCAAGCTTCGGAAGTGATCCTGAGGGGGATGCAGCCGCAGGTCCGCGATGTATTGGCGGGTGTTTCGGAACGAGAGTTCTATGGGCCGGGTTCGATCTTGAAAGCCGAGTTCGATCCCGCGCATCCGGTCGCCTTTGGCATGGAACGCGAAACAGGGATTTGGTTTGAGGAAGGACCAGCCTTCGAGGTCAGCGGTTCGGCCATCGTCATCGCGCGGTATCCGGCGGGCGATCCCCTCCTGAGCGGATGGCTACTGGGTGGGGAACGCCTCTCTGGGAAAGCGGCTCTCGTGGAAGTCCCCATCGGACGGGGCCGTGCGATTCTCTTCGGATTCCGACCTCAGTATCGCGGGCAATCGTACGCTACGTTCAAAACGCTCTTCAACGCCGTGCTCTATGCAGCCTCCGAGCGTGCGACTTGGTGA
- a CDS encoding argininosuccinate synthase → MSETAIRKVVLAYSGGLDTSVMLKWIKERYGCEVITFTANIGQGDELTGLQEKALATGASRCYVEDLREEFVRDFVFTALKANAVYEGFYLLGTSLARPLIAKHQIEIAKREGADAVAHGATGKGNDQVRFELTYYALDPDIRVIAPWREWEFRSRTELIEYAARHGIPVNATHEKPYSIDRNLLHVSYEGGILEDPWREPPEDMFLLTVSPERAPDRPTTIEITFEEGVPVALDGECLNPVALLETLNALGGENGIGRVDMVENRFVGMKSRGVYETPGGTILHIAHRALESITLDRELGRLRDALIPKIAELIYYGFWYSPEFQALRTFIDQTQKNVTGTVRLRLYKGNCIVLGRRSPCSLYRPEYATFEADEVYDQRDAAGFIKLNALRLRLQRMREPVEAIISQ, encoded by the coding sequence ATGTCGGAGACAGCCATTCGAAAAGTCGTGCTCGCGTATTCGGGAGGGTTGGACACGTCGGTGATGCTCAAATGGATCAAGGAGAGATATGGCTGCGAGGTCATCACATTCACAGCCAACATCGGCCAAGGGGACGAATTGACGGGCCTCCAGGAGAAAGCGCTCGCCACTGGCGCGAGCCGCTGTTACGTTGAAGACTTGCGCGAGGAATTCGTGCGCGATTTCGTCTTCACGGCGCTTAAGGCCAATGCCGTGTACGAAGGATTCTACTTGCTGGGGACGAGTCTGGCGCGTCCTCTCATTGCGAAGCATCAGATCGAGATCGCGAAACGAGAAGGAGCGGATGCCGTCGCCCATGGAGCGACGGGCAAAGGGAACGACCAGGTGCGCTTCGAGCTGACGTATTATGCGCTCGATCCGGACATCCGAGTGATCGCTCCGTGGCGCGAGTGGGAATTCCGATCGCGCACCGAGTTGATCGAATACGCGGCGCGGCATGGTATTCCCGTGAATGCGACTCACGAGAAGCCCTATTCGATAGACCGCAATCTCTTGCACGTTAGCTATGAGGGGGGGATTTTAGAGGATCCCTGGCGCGAGCCGCCTGAGGACATGTTCTTGCTGACGGTCTCGCCGGAGCGAGCGCCCGACCGCCCGACGACGATCGAGATCACGTTCGAGGAGGGCGTGCCGGTCGCGCTGGATGGTGAATGTTTGAATCCCGTCGCGCTGCTGGAGACGCTGAACGCATTGGGCGGAGAGAACGGCATCGGGCGCGTGGACATGGTGGAGAATCGCTTCGTCGGCATGAAATCACGCGGGGTCTACGAAACGCCGGGGGGGACGATCCTGCATATCGCGCACCGCGCTCTGGAGTCCATCACGCTCGATCGAGAGCTCGGGCGACTCCGCGATGCCCTCATCCCAAAGATCGCCGAGTTGATCTACTACGGGTTCTGGTATTCGCCGGAATTTCAGGCGCTCCGGACCTTCATTGACCAGACGCAGAAGAATGTGACGGGAACGGTCCGATTGCGCCTCTACAAGGGCAACTGCATCGTCCTCGGACGCCGATCGCCGTGTTCTCTCTATCGGCCGGAATACGCTACGTTCGAGGCCGATGAAGTTTATGACCAGCGGGATGCTGCCGGTTTCATCAAGTTGAATGCCCTTCGGCTCCGCTTGCAACGAATGCGAGAACCGGTCGAGGCCATTATTTCGCAATAG
- a CDS encoding ATP-binding cassette domain-containing protein: MSERHSVIEFKNVWHSYDGEHFVLEDISFSVGPGEMTVILGGSGSGKSTILRLTLGLIRPDEGEIFIHGQEITSMSEQELLAVRRKIGIVFQSGALFDSLSVYENVAYRLREEGWPEERIEEEVMRQLAFIDFKGDLHALPGELSGGMRRAVAIARAMVGGPEILLFDEPTAGLDPPTARTLCELAAKYRDLRGVSSIFVTHRMDDVRFLSSVLYTRGPTGEIVALHREDETFSLINTRFLILRNRRIYFSGTEEQLRRSEDPYVREFIGALEEVEEREVFEELMLE, encoded by the coding sequence ATGTCCGAACGACATTCGGTCATCGAGTTCAAGAACGTCTGGCACTCGTATGATGGCGAGCACTTCGTGCTCGAAGACATCTCCTTTTCGGTCGGACCCGGCGAGATGACGGTCATCCTCGGCGGTTCCGGAAGCGGGAAGTCCACGATCCTGCGGCTCACGCTCGGACTCATCCGACCCGATGAAGGGGAGATCTTCATCCACGGCCAGGAGATCACCTCCATGAGCGAGCAAGAACTTCTGGCCGTCCGCCGGAAGATCGGGATCGTCTTCCAATCCGGCGCCCTCTTCGATAGCCTGAGTGTGTACGAGAATGTCGCCTACCGGCTCCGTGAGGAGGGATGGCCCGAGGAGCGCATCGAGGAAGAGGTCATGCGCCAGCTCGCATTCATTGACTTCAAGGGAGACCTTCATGCTCTCCCCGGTGAACTCTCCGGTGGCATGCGTCGAGCGGTCGCCATCGCGCGAGCGATGGTCGGTGGTCCCGAGATCTTACTCTTCGATGAACCGACAGCTGGACTCGATCCCCCCACCGCTCGGACGCTCTGCGAGCTGGCGGCCAAATATCGCGATCTTCGGGGCGTCAGCTCCATCTTCGTCACCCACCGCATGGACGATGTGCGCTTCCTCTCCTCCGTCCTCTACACGCGGGGCCCCACTGGGGAGATCGTCGCTCTCCATCGCGAGGATGAGACGTTCTCGCTCATCAACACACGATTCCTCATCCTGCGCAACCGTCGCATCTATTTCAGTGGGACAGAAGAGCAACTTCGCCGCTCGGAAGATCCTTACGTCCGCGAGTTCATCGGTGCGCTCGAGGAGGTGGAAGAGCGAGAGGTCTTCGAGGAGCTGATGCTCGAATGA
- a CDS encoding B12-binding domain-containing radical SAM protein, with the protein MRKNRKELAITLIELPATVDGTLDGKLAKDVYSLLDFPARGIPLLTAIVKAAGYANTVAINPKYNRRTKGHLDRGDWARLLSSDIVGISVITRTAPQSLELARLLKEANPRIVVVFGGPHPTALPQEALQYGDVVVRHEGDYTFPELLERYCEHFERPHLEDVRGIAYRTSEGEVRLTPDRPFLTSEQLSALPFPEYTENERRFVTHLVVNTARGCPFECEYCSVIDNFGRQFRFLDDEAAIALIRYTLGVKRCPIFFGDDIFNANRARVKRLLDRLLREGIRIPRWFAQVRVEAANDPELLRLMARSGCACVFIGLESVNDETLRLYHKHSTLEKNRAAIETFHRVGIRVHGMFVLGSDADTVETIEQTLRFAKEMNLDTAQFFALTPVPGPPLTARLEREGKIIAPKRWHLYDAQHAVIWPAKMTAYELQMGTIRASLDFYSYREAWRHLKERRSLFNFLIRIKGRKLARQIVRDSAPYLAALRRLEEWRRQIEKAHVEWSERMKHVVEDEHLGAEEKEARLRQLLEEVVARIRADADLFAAGFGPYVQPFADRLCEKLRREFEALVGVGRLSGETAIAGEPAVQ; encoded by the coding sequence ATGAGGAAAAACCGGAAGGAACTCGCGATCACGCTCATCGAGCTTCCCGCGACCGTGGATGGAACCCTCGATGGGAAATTGGCAAAGGATGTGTATTCGCTTCTCGATTTTCCGGCGCGCGGCATCCCGCTCTTGACGGCGATTGTGAAGGCAGCCGGGTATGCGAACACGGTGGCCATTAATCCCAAATACAATCGTCGGACGAAGGGACATCTGGATCGAGGAGATTGGGCGCGGTTGCTCTCGTCGGACATCGTGGGCATTTCGGTCATCACGCGAACAGCGCCGCAATCGTTGGAATTGGCGCGGCTTTTGAAAGAGGCGAATCCGCGTATTGTGGTCGTATTCGGCGGGCCTCATCCGACGGCGTTGCCGCAGGAGGCCTTGCAGTATGGAGACGTCGTCGTTCGACATGAGGGGGATTATACGTTCCCGGAGCTTTTGGAGCGCTATTGTGAGCATTTCGAACGTCCGCATTTGGAGGACGTCCGGGGGATTGCCTATCGGACGTCCGAAGGGGAAGTGCGGCTCACCCCAGATCGACCTTTTTTGACCTCAGAGCAGCTCTCGGCCTTGCCATTTCCTGAGTACACCGAGAACGAACGGCGCTTCGTCACGCATCTGGTGGTGAACACCGCGCGCGGATGCCCATTTGAGTGCGAGTATTGTTCGGTCATTGATAACTTCGGGCGTCAATTCCGATTCTTGGATGATGAGGCGGCAATCGCGCTGATCCGATACACTTTGGGGGTGAAGCGGTGTCCGATCTTCTTCGGGGATGACATCTTCAATGCGAATCGGGCGCGGGTGAAACGCCTCCTCGATCGCCTTCTGCGCGAGGGGATTCGAATCCCGCGCTGGTTCGCTCAAGTGCGTGTGGAGGCGGCTAACGATCCGGAGTTGTTGCGATTGATGGCGCGGTCCGGATGCGCCTGCGTCTTCATCGGGCTCGAATCGGTCAACGATGAGACGCTGCGGCTCTATCACAAGCATTCAACTCTGGAGAAGAACCGAGCGGCGATTGAAACGTTTCATCGCGTGGGGATTCGCGTGCATGGGATGTTCGTGCTTGGATCGGATGCGGACACAGTGGAGACGATCGAGCAAACGCTGCGCTTCGCAAAGGAGATGAATCTGGACACGGCGCAATTTTTCGCCTTGACGCCGGTCCCGGGACCGCCGCTGACGGCCCGCCTTGAGCGGGAGGGGAAGATCATCGCTCCCAAGCGGTGGCATCTCTACGATGCTCAACACGCCGTCATTTGGCCAGCGAAGATGACGGCCTATGAGTTGCAAATGGGGACGATCCGGGCCTCGCTCGACTTTTACTCCTATCGCGAGGCGTGGCGACATTTGAAGGAGAGGCGAAGCCTCTTCAATTTCCTGATTCGGATCAAGGGCCGAAAGCTGGCGCGGCAGATCGTTCGAGACAGCGCGCCATATCTAGCGGCCCTCAGGCGATTGGAAGAGTGGCGGCGCCAAATCGAGAAGGCGCACGTGGAATGGAGCGAGCGAATGAAACACGTGGTCGAAGACGAGCATCTCGGAGCGGAGGAGAAGGAGGCGCGACTGCGCCAGCTTTTGGAGGAAGTAGTGGCGCGGATTCGCGCTGACGCGGATCTCTTCGCTGCGGGATTTGGTCCATATGTCCAGCCGTTCGCCGACCGCCTCTGTGAGAAGCTCCGGCGGGAGTTCGAAGCCCTCGTAGGCGTCGGGAGGCTCTCGGGAGAGACGGCGATCGCCGGGGAACCTGCGGTTCAGTAA
- a CDS encoding ATP-binding cassette domain-containing protein — MMERLLSDRRNAMKTPPSPSEDHPVLEFREVSIAFDDPPRRVLDRVSFKVYKGEMRIILGPTGSGKSTILRLAIGLLRPDEGQIFVNGQEITALPEEALLKIRQKIGVVFQEDALFTSLTVAENVAYRLLEQGYALEDVEAEVRRTLRWVGLEHAYGMMPNELSGGMSRRTAIARALVGDPEIILYDSPLAGLDPVIGRRISRLVMRLRDLQGVTSLWITQNMDEVRYLASHFYERTADGKLLFRRESERFCLINTKILMLAEGRVIFDGTDEFFWSARDPMIRQFLP, encoded by the coding sequence ATGATGGAACGACTGCTCTCCGATCGTCGGAACGCGATGAAGACGCCTCCTTCACCTTCGGAAGATCATCCCGTCCTCGAATTCCGCGAAGTCTCCATAGCCTTCGATGATCCGCCGCGGCGCGTCCTCGATCGGGTCAGCTTCAAGGTCTACAAAGGCGAAATGCGCATCATCTTGGGACCGACGGGCTCCGGGAAATCCACGATCCTTCGCCTGGCGATTGGTCTCCTGCGCCCCGATGAGGGTCAGATCTTTGTGAACGGTCAAGAGATCACAGCCCTGCCTGAGGAAGCGCTTCTCAAGATTCGTCAGAAGATCGGCGTCGTCTTCCAAGAGGATGCGCTCTTCACCTCGCTGACGGTCGCCGAGAACGTCGCCTACCGGCTCCTCGAACAGGGATACGCCCTGGAAGACGTAGAAGCTGAGGTGCGGCGGACGTTACGATGGGTGGGCCTCGAACACGCCTATGGGATGATGCCCAACGAACTCTCCGGCGGGATGAGCCGACGCACGGCCATCGCGCGTGCGCTCGTCGGAGACCCGGAGATCATCCTCTATGACTCGCCCCTCGCGGGACTCGATCCCGTCATCGGCCGACGCATCAGCCGACTCGTCATGCGCTTACGGGACCTTCAGGGCGTCACCTCGCTCTGGATCACGCAGAACATGGACGAAGTCCGCTATCTCGCCTCGCATTTCTACGAACGCACGGCTGACGGCAAGCTCCTCTTTCGCCGGGAGAGCGAGCGTTTCTGCTTGATCAACACAAAGATCCTCATGCTCGCCGAAGGACGCGTGATCTTCGACGGCACGGATGAATTCTTCTGGAGCGCCCGCGACCCCATGATCCGACAATTCCTCCCCTGA
- the argB gene encoding acetylglutamate kinase, translating into MMNHDRLELLREALPYIQKFKGRVFVIKLSGKVTEKPAILQSLAEEIVLCHQVGIRIIVVHGGGQQVTHLARRLGVEQRIVLGRRVTDDETLELAKMIFAGKINTEVAAALHRLGVPTVGLTGFDGQLVRARRRHPQRILNPETGREEIVDYGHVGDVESVNGRLLLLLLENGYLPVVCCLAADAQGNIFNVNADTIAAELAANLDAEKLLVLTDVDGIFLDRNDPTTRLSRLTLAQLEELLAGRCLTEGMLPKADAILRLLSRGRTTVHILNGCRRNALLQEIFTDEGSGTMISPT; encoded by the coding sequence ATGATGAATCACGATCGCTTGGAGTTGTTGCGCGAAGCGCTCCCCTACATCCAGAAATTCAAGGGGAGGGTCTTCGTCATCAAGCTCAGTGGAAAGGTCACCGAGAAACCGGCGATCCTTCAGTCGTTGGCCGAAGAGATTGTCCTCTGCCATCAAGTGGGCATTCGCATCATCGTTGTCCATGGCGGAGGCCAGCAGGTGACCCACTTGGCCCGACGATTGGGCGTTGAGCAGAGGATCGTCCTCGGACGGCGCGTCACTGACGATGAGACGTTAGAACTCGCGAAGATGATCTTCGCTGGGAAAATCAATACCGAAGTGGCGGCTGCTCTGCACCGTTTGGGCGTTCCCACCGTCGGGCTCACAGGGTTCGATGGACAGCTCGTTCGCGCCCGCCGCCGACATCCGCAACGCATCCTGAATCCGGAAACTGGACGCGAGGAGATCGTGGATTACGGTCACGTCGGCGACGTTGAATCCGTCAATGGCCGACTCCTCCTTCTGCTCTTGGAGAACGGATATCTGCCGGTCGTCTGTTGCCTCGCTGCCGACGCGCAAGGGAACATCTTCAATGTCAACGCCGATACGATCGCCGCGGAACTGGCGGCGAATCTGGACGCCGAGAAGCTTCTCGTGCTGACGGATGTGGATGGGATCTTTTTGGACAGAAACGATCCGACGACTCGACTCTCGCGCCTCACACTCGCTCAACTTGAGGAGTTACTCGCAGGGAGATGCTTGACCGAAGGGATGTTGCCGAAAGCCGATGCGATTTTACGCCTGCTCTCGCGCGGGCGAACGACCGTGCACATTCTCAACGGTTGTCGGCGTAATGCCTTGCTTCAGGAGATCTTCACGGACGAGGGTTCGGGAACGATGATCAGCCCGACGTAA